A window of Nitratireductor kimnyeongensis genomic DNA:
CGCCCAGCACCACGGCCGCCACGCTGAAGAGCGTCATTTTCGCGCCGACGAGCGGGTCGCCGCTTGCCGTGTCACCGGTGATGCAGAAGGCGGCAAGCGCTGCAAACACGCCGCAAAGCACATAACCTCCAATGCGAATTGTGGTGACGGGAAGCCCGCTCTGGAACGCCGCCTGCTGCCCGTCGCCCACCGCCAGAAGCTGGGTTGCAAGCCGGGTGCGGGCAAACAGATAAAGCAGGAAGGCAAGCGCCACAGCCGCATAGAAGACGAACGGAATACCGAAAAATGTCCCGCCATAGGTGCGCCAGAAAACGGTGGGCGCAGGCATGCCTGCCACCGGGAGAATGACGAGCGCTAGCCCGGTGAAAAAGATGCTGGTGGCGAAGGTAGCGACGATGGCCTGCAGCCTGAGTGCAGCCACCACGAACCCGTTGACCAGCCCGCAGGCAAGCCCCACGAGAACGCCCACGCCAAGCGCGGCTAGCACCGAGAGCCCGCCACCGCCCCAATTTTGCATCAACACGATGATCGTCACATTGACCAGCGAGGCGATGGCGCCGACCGAGAGGTCGATTTCTGCCGCATAGACCACATAGGTCTGCGCCACGGCTAGAAGCATCAGCGCCATATAGGTGCGCACGAGGCCAGTCAGCGAGCGGAAGCTCAGGCTGTTGGGTTCAAAAATGCCGTTCAGAACCAGAAGCACGACGAGAATGAACAGGGCCGGGAGAAAGGGAAACCGCCCGAGCAGCGTTCGAAAGCCCTGATTTTCCTGTCTGGTGGAGGTGGAAACACTGGTCATCGTCATGCCGCCTCGTAGGCTGCGTGGTAGAGATTGTAGCGGGTGCGCTCTGCGCCGCTCAGCTCGCGGCTCACCGCACCGCCGTTGAAGACCAAAATCCGGTCGGCATTGTTCAGAAGCTCAGCGTCTTCGGATGAATAAAGCAGGATTGCGAGCCCTTCTTTGGCGAGCTTGCGGATCAGCGTGAAAAGGTCCGCCTTGGCCGAGAGGTCGATGCCCTTGGTCGGGTCGTCGAGAAGCAAAATATCCGGCTTGTCGATCAGCCAGCGGGCGATCACGATCTTCTGCTGGTTGCCGCCCGAGAGCGAGCCTATGGAGTGGGAGAGCCCTGCAAATTTGGTGTTCAGCGCCTTGAGCGCCGGCAACGCCTTTTCCGAAAGCCTGGTCGGTCTTGCCAGAACGAGTCCGTCTCGCAACGCATGGATGGGGGTGACATTCTCAAGGATGGGGCGTCCGCTGATAACGCCGTCGCGTCCCCGGTCGCCGGAAACATAGGCGATACCCTGTGCAATGGCTGCGCGCGGATTTTCTGTCCGAAGCGGCTGCCCGCTGAGTTCTATCTGCCCTGCAAGCGCCGGCGGCGCGCCGAAGAGAGCCTTGAGCAATGCCGATTGCCCCTGCCCATGCAGCCCGCCGAGCCCGAGAATTTCACCGCGCCGCACCGCAAAATTCACATCACGGAAGCCAACGCCTGTGAGGCTTTCCACCGTCAACGCGATCTCGTGGGAGGCCTCTTGCGATGGCGGTGCGGCCTGTGGTGCTGCCAGCGTTTCCTGCTTGCCCACCATCATGTGTATGACCGCTTCAGGACTTGTGTCTGCGATGGCTTCTGTGCCCACCGTTTCCCCATCGCGGATCACCGTCACCCGGTCCCCGATTGCAAAAATCTCATCCATGCGGTGCGAGATGAAAACGATGCTGCGCCCCTCTTCCTTGAGGTCGCGCAAAATCTCGAAGAAGCGATCCACCTGCGCCCGGTCGAGCGCGGAGGTGGGTTCGTCGAAGATCAGGATCGACGCTTCGGTCGCCAGCGCCTTCATGATCTCGACCAGTTGTCGCTGATCTGCCCGCAGGTCGCCGACAATAGCCGCTGTGTTGAGTTCGGCCCCTGCCACACTTTCAAACAGCGCGATGTAGCGGCTGGCTTTTTCAGCTAGTGCTTCACGGTCGACGAAAAATCCGTTCTTTCTCGGCAGGTCGGGCAGGCAAATGTTTTCAGCCACGCTGCGATGATCGGCGAGGCTCAGTTCCTGGTAGAAAATGCCGATGCCCAGCGCCTGCGCTGCACGCGGCCCGCTCACTGTCACCGCGCGCCCGTCCAGCAGTACCTCGCCCGCATCGGGCCGCACGCTGCCGGCAACGATCTTGCAAAGTGTGCTCTTGCCGGAACCATTGGCACCGATCAGCACATGGACTTCGCCAGTGTCGAGTTCGAGGTCGCCGCGGCGTAGCGCCAGCGTGGCGCCGTAAGCCTTGCTTACACCGCTGAGCTTCAGCTTGGTCATGACTTCTTTCCGAAGAGAGCGCCGCGCCAAGCAATGCCGGCGCGGCATTCAGGGTACGGGTTACTTGAACAGCGCTTCCGCATCCTCGATGGAAAGTGAGCTCGTGTAGGAATAGTAACCCGGCTTGCCTTCAACCGAGGCTGCCACTTCTTCCAGGTTTTCCGAGCTGATGAAGGGAATCGGCAGATACATGGCGTTGTTGTACTGCCCGGCCGTGGCCGGCTCCTTCAATTCCCGCCCCTGCAGCATGAGCACGGCAACGTTGAGCGCGCTTGCCATCACGCCGGGCGGGTTCACCGAGGCGCCGGAGTTGAGGTCGTTCTCGGTCCATATATCAATGAAGTCCTTGCGGATCTCGCCGGTCGCAGCGATGTCGCCAGCCTTGTCGGCATCCATGATTGAGCGCCATGCGCCGGCGGCCATGCCGTCCTGCACCCAAACGCCGTCTATATCGGGATAGGTGGCGAGCAGGTTCTGCATGGCCTGCTGGCCCTGCGCTTGATCCCAGTTGGCGTTCACTTCATTGACGATCTCGATGCCGTCATGCTCCCCGAACACTTCGCGGTAGCCAGCAACGCGCATCTCGTTTGCGGGGTGGCCGGCGACGCCGTTGATGGCGACCACCTTGCCTTTGCCTTCCAGCGTCTCGGCCAGCCATTTGGCGCTTTCCATGGCCCAACCTTTCTGGTCGAGACCCACATAGATGGCATCGGGCGAAGACACCTCCGCATCCGTGGCGATGACCAGAATGCCGGCTTCCTTGGCCTGTGCGAAGACCGGGTCAAAGGCTGTGGGGCTGTTGGGGTTAATGATGATCGCATCCACGCCCTGGCTAATGAAATTGCGCACATGGGCAATCTGGCCGGGCACGTCAACATTTGCGCTCTGGGCGACCACTTCGACATTCACGCCTTTGTCTTTCCAGGCCGCTGCTGCCTGTTCGGCTTCCTCAATCATCTGCGTGCGCCATTCGCTGCCCACCCAGCCGTTTGACAGGCCGATCTTGAAATCTTCAGCCATGGCCGAAAGGGCGGTGCCTGCAAGGGCAGCGGCGGCCACGGCGACAGTTGCCAGACGTTTCATGAATTCCTCCCTGATGACGTGCACCGGCGGCGCAGGGAGTTGTTGCCCGTTGCCGATCGTGCGGTTCCTTCCCGTTGACGTGTCCTTTACTGGTGACCTGTCACGTCAATGAAATCGATTGTATGACAAATGTAATCGATTTCAACAGGATTTTTTATCGCGCGGAAAGCATTGTTTTGCTTTGCAAAATGAAAGCCGGCCATGGTTGGGAGACGAGAGCTTTCTGGCGCGCCGGGTTTGTATCACCGTGAAGCAAACTGTGCGCTCGGCATTGTTGCTCGGCTTACTTTCAGTCGTCTAGTTTCCGCCTTCTCCCTGTGATTCTGTGCCAGCTGTGATTCTTTGACTTGCAATTCGAGTAGCGTAAACGTGTCTGAAAATGTGTCGCTGGAAGTGGTCCAGCTTGAGCTCCTGCTCAGCCTCTGCGATGTGATCGCTCAAGGGTTTGAGACGGCCCTTCTGTCGGTGCTGGATCAGGTTGACGGTCAAATTCTGTTCAATCGCCGGCTGGAAGGGGATCCGCAGTTTCAAAGGGTCGCTGCAGTCATGGTGGGACCGGATGCCGATGTGGCGCTTGTGTTTCTTGATCGATCGGGAACCACCATGCAGGTGGAAAATGTGGGCGAAAGCACGCGAACCATAGCGCGTGAAGCCGTCAAGGCGCGCTGCCGGGCGATCGGTGCGAGCGGTTGATCGAAAAACCACCTGGGAAAGCCGTTTAGGGGCTCCATCTGGGGGCCCTTGTGACTACCCGTGACGCGACGACTTGCCCTCCTGCTTACGATGCATCGTCGGAAACGGTATCACCGTGCAAGTGGATGTGCGTGCGGAATACTCGGCCTTGAGGGCAGCATCCATTAACAGTCCCACTGCTTCGCGCAATTGCTGAGTCGCCGGATCCGAGCCGGTAAGGGCGGCCTGGATTTTCTCCAGATGCTCGTGAACGGACGCGAAATCTGTCTGCATAACGTACCTTTTCTGTGCCCCGCAATGATCCGACCATGCGCAGAAATTCGTAACCGGCAAACAAACTATATCGAGCAGATTTTAACGACCGCGTCAGTCGTACCCGTCAGTTCAACTCGTGGAGCGCCTGAGCTCGTTCCGATGGAGACGCTGGTGCCGAAAGGTTCCTGATCTTCCATTCTTCTTGACCTATACCTGAATAGGCCTTGGCTTTCATAGAAAACACCGCTTAAATGATCGTCGAGAGTGAACAGGAAAATGCTTTCGGCCATGCTCATGGTCGCAGGCTGGCGCGGGAGGCGTCGCTTGGCGAAGACAATTCCTTTCATCCGTATGTTTGTTGCGCACCGTGTGCGCGTGTGGCGTTTGCTGCGCCGCACTCCATGTTCCGTTTTACTGTTTCCATCACTTTTTCTCGCATGGCTCCGGCGCTTGCCGCATCCACGCGCTGAGCCAATGTCCGGCAGTATCTTCAATACAGGTGAGATATCAGGACAGATCGTAACCTAGGACGCTGCTCCGCCTTCCGCGGAAATGAGCCCAAGGCAAGGGAGGAATATATGGGTGAAATCTCGATGACCGTGAACGGCAGGGCGGCAAACGCTTCTGTGCCGGACAATACGCTATTGGTGGATTTTCTACGTGAGCATCTTCGCCTGACCGGCACGCATGTGGGGTGTGACACCAGTCAGTGCGGGGCCTGCGTCGTTCATGTCAACGGACGAGCGGTCAAGAGCTGTACAATGCTCGCCGCTTCTGCCGAAGGGGCGGATGTCACGACCATCGAAGGGCTGGCCAATGGCGAGCTTCATCCCATGCAGGCGGCATTCAAAGAAAACCACGGTCTGCAGTGCGGCTTCTGTACGCCGGGCATGATCATGTCGGCCACAGATATGGTGGCCAGGTACCGGGCGGCGGGGAAGGAGCTCACCGAAGAGGCGATCCGCCACGAGCTGGAAGGCAATATCTGCCGCTGCACTGGTTATCACAACATTGTCCGGGCCATTCAGGATGGCGCGGCCAAGATGGCTTCAAGCTGAGGGAGGGCACCATGAGCGAACAAGGTATTGGCGCCCGTGTTCTCCGCAAGGAAGACAAGCGCTTCATCACCGGAAAGGGCCGGTACACCGACGACATCCGCAACGAACGGCAGACCTATGCCGCCTTCGTGCGCAGCCCGCACGCGCATGCAAGGGTCAAGTCCATCAGCAGCGCGGAAGCTGAGAAGATGGACGGCGTCGTCGCCGTTCTCAACGGAAAGCAACTTACCGATGACGGCATCGGAAACCTCATTTGCGGGTGGGCGGTCAATTCAAAGGACGATACACCCATGAACATGGGAGCATGGTCCGCACTCGCCACCGAAAAGGTGCGCTATGTAGGCGATGCGGTCGCTATCGTCGTGGCCGAAACGCAGGCCCAGGCACGCGCTGCTGCCGAAGCCGTGGAAGTTGACTATGAAGAACTCCCGGCCGTCGTGCATGCGGTCGATGCGCTGAAAGATGGTGCACCGCAGGTTCATGATAACGCACAAGGCAATCTGATCTTCGACTGGGGATTGGGCGGAGAGCAAGCGGTCGACAACGCACTGGAAGGCGCTGCCCATGTGACCGAGATAAAGATCGTCAACAACCGCTTGTCGCCAAACCCGATGGAGCCGCGCTCGGCGATCGCCACCTATGACGAGGCGGAAGATCACTACACGCTCTACACCACCAGCCAGAACCCGCATGTGGCAAGGCTGGTGCTCTCCGCCTTTTATCAGGTCGCGCCCGAACACAAATTGCGCGTCATCGCTCCCGATGTCGGCGGTGGCTTCGGCTCCAAGATCTACATCTACCCGGAGGAGATCGCGTGTCTCTGGGCGTCGATGAAGACCAGGCGCTCGGTCAAATGGACATCGAGCCGGTCGGAGGCCTTCCTCACGGATGCGCATGGTCGGGATCACGTCTCCACGGCGAAAATCGGCTTTGATGCACAAAACCGCATTGTCGGTCTCAAGGTCGACACCGTCGCCAATCTCGGCGCCTATATGTCGTTGTTCTCTTCGGCAGTGCCGACCTATCTCTATGCGACGCTTCTTTCGGGCCAGTACGACATCGCCAACATCTATTGCAATGTGCGCGCGGTCTACACCAACACGGCGCCGGTTGATGCCTATCGGGGTGCCGGTCGCCCGGAAGCCTGCTTCCTCATCGAGCGCATCATGGAAACGGCAGCACGCGAACTGGGTGTCGATCCGGCAGAGCTACGCCGCATCAATTTCATCCGCCAGTTCCCGCATGAAACGCCCGTCATCATGACCTATGATGCAGGCGACTTTGCCGGCAATCTCGATCAGGCACTGGAGGCGGCGGACTACAAGGGCTTCCCCGCCCGGCGCTCGGAAGCTGCCAAACGTGGAAAGCTGCGCGGCATCGGGCTCGCCTCCTATATCGAAGCCTGCGGCATCGCGCCCTCGGCGGCGGTCGGTTCGCTGGGTGCTGGCGTCGGCCTTTGGGAGAGTGCCGAGGTGCGGGTCAATCCCGTCGGCACGATCGAGGTTCTGACCGGCAGTCACAGCCATGGGCAGGGCCACGAAACCACCTTTGCCCAGGTGGTGGCGGAGCGGTTCGGCCTGCCGATCGACAACATCCAGATCGTGCATGGCGACACCGACAAGGTACAGTTTGGCATGGGCACCTATGGCTCGCGTTCCGGCCCGGTCGGCATGTCGGCCATCGTCAAGGCGCTCGACAAGGTGGAAGCCAAGGTCAGGAAAATCGCCGCCCATGTGCTCGAGGTTTCCGAGGACGATCTCGTCATCGAGAATGGCGAGGTGAAGGTGGCCGGAACCGATCGTGCAATGGCCTGGCATGAGGTAGGCCTTGCCGCTTACACCGCTCACAATCTGCCGGCCGGTATGGAGCCGGGGCTGAAGGAGGGCGCGTTCTACGATCCCGCAAACTTCACCTTCCCCGCCGGCACCTATGTCTGCGAAGTGGAGGTAGACCCCGAAACGGGCGAGACGAAAATCGTCCAGTTCGTCGCTTCCGATGATTTCGGCACCATCATCAACCCGATGATCGTGGAGGGGCAGGTGCATGGTGGCATTGCACAGGGTGTCGGCCAGGCGATGCTTGAAAACGTGGTCTATGACGAGGACGGCCAGCTCCTGTCGGCCAGCTACATGGATTACACCATGCCGCGTGCCGACAATGTGCCGAGCTTCGTCATTCACCACCATTCCACCAAGAGCCCGTCAAACCCGCTCGGCATGAAGGGCTGCGGCGAGGCGGGCGCCATAGGCACACCGCCGGCGGTCATCAACGCCATCACGGATGCAATCGGCAACAATGATCTCCAGATGCCGGCCACGCCGCCGCGCGTCTGGGCCGCGTTCCAGGCCGCTTCGACAAAGATCGCGGCAGAATAGGGAGGCCAGTTATGTATGATGTAACCTATCACCGTGCCGCAAGCGTCGACGATGCGGCGGCTAAATTCTCTGCCGCCTCCGACGGGCAGTTGCTCGCCGGCGGTCAGACCCTGCTTCCTACCATGAAGCACCGCCTGGCCGCCCCTTCGGACCTCATCGACCTGCGCGGCATCGCAGATCTCGTTGGCGTGAAGATATCGGGACGCAAGGTCACCATCGGTGCCATGACCACCCATGCGGCGGTCGCCGAAAATGCCGAACTCGCAAAAGTCTGCCCGGCCATCGTCAAGCTGGCTGGCGGCATTGGCGACCCGGCGGTCCGCCATCAGGGAACCATCGGCGGATCCATCGCCAACAACGATCCGGCGGCGGATTATCCGGCAGGTCTTCTGGCGATCGCCGCCACGATCCACACCAATCGGCGGGAGATTGCCGCGGGTGATTTCTTCACCGGGCTTTTCTCCACCGCGCTGGATGAGGGGGAGATCATCACCGCGGTCAGCTTTGAGGCTCCGGAAGCCTGCGGCTACGCAAAGTTCCCCAATCCAGCCTCGCGCTATGCCATGACCGGGGTCTTCGTGGCCAAAACCGGTAGCGGTGTGCGCGTTGCCGTCACAGGAGCCGGATCGGATGGCGTGTTCCGGCATGAGGGGTTGGAACAGGCCCTGTCGAAGGACTGGTCTGCCGCGGCGGTGGACGGGGTGGACATTTCGGCTGACGGGCTCATGTCCGACATCCATTGCGATGCCGCCTACCGCGCCAATCTGATCCGGGCGATGGCCAAACGCGCGATCGCCTGAAAAGGAAGCGAAAACAGCAAAGCCCGGGCGCCATCCGCCCGGGCTTTGTTATGGAAAAGGGATTGTTGAGCTCGGCTCAGCGCTTCATCAGGTCGATGGCCGCTGCCGCGATGGCCTTCACCGCCGTTGGAATACACGCCTCGTCCAGGTCGAAATCGCTACGATGGAGCATTGTTTTGCGGTCCTTGAGACGCGAGCCGATCCTCAGATGCGCGCTTGGTACACGGGTAGAAAACTCCGCGTAATCCTCACTGCCCATGGACCCTTGCGGCAGTTCGATCACCTTGTCGTCGCCGATCATGCTACGCGTGGTTTCGAGCACGGGGTGCAGGATGTCAGGATCGTTCACAACAGGCGGAACGCCGGTCAGGAACATCGGCTTGCAGGTCACCCGATGGGTCAGCGCAATGCCTGCGCAGACGCGTTCAATAGCAGCCTTCACCGCCTCGCGCACGGCCGGGTTCTGGCTGCGCGTTGTGCCTTCAAGTGTCACACTGTCGGGGATTTGGTTGCGCGCCGATCCGCCCTTGATAGAACCGATGGTCACCACCGCCGCTTCCAGCGGGGCGATCTCGCGGGCGACGATCGTCTGAAGCGAGGAAACGAGGTTGCCGGCAGCCACGATGGGATCGACCGCTAGGTGCGGGTGCGCCCCATGCCCTGATTGACCGGTGATGGTGATGTCGAACGGATCGGTGGAAGCAAAGGCCGTCTTGGGATGATAGCCAATCGTGCCGCCGTCGATCAGCGGCCAGTTGTGGTAGCCCAGCATGATGTCGGGTTCCACCCATTCGAACAATCCGTCCTCCAGCATGGCGCGCGCGCCGCCCAGCCCTTCTTCCGCCGGTTGAAACACCATCAGAGCCCGGCCCGGCAATGCATCCGCGAGGCGTGAGAGCACCTCGCTCACACCCAGTGCAATGGCTGTGTGCGCGTCGTGACCGCAAGCGTGCATCTTGCCCGGATTGCGTGATTTGTATTCAGGCGAAGCGGTTTCCTGGATCGGAAGCGCATCCATGTCGCCACGAATGCCGATCGTCTTGCCATTGCCTTGCCCGATCGTGGCTGCAACACCGGTTTTGCCGATACCAGAGCGATGATCGACACCCAGCCGCGTCAGCTCCCGCATAACCAGTGCTGAGGTCTCATATTCTTCGAAGCCTAGCTCCGGATTGGCATGGAGGTGCCGGCGGATTTCGATCAGGCGCGGCGTGATCTCGGCAGTGATCTCTTCAATGCGCGCACGCAGGTCTTGCTCTTCTCTCATGGCTGGGCTGCAGTCCTTGATAGGTAAAAAATGGCCGGCGCAGCCTGTCAGGACCACGCCGGCAGTTGTCGTCAGGGGATCGGCTATTCCTTGCCGATTTCGACGATCTGCTTGTAGACGTCTTCGCCCCACACACCCTTGCCAAGGTTGTCACGCACGGATTGCGTGGCTTCCATGAATGGCGCCTTGTCGGGGTGGGTGACCGTTACGCCGGCCGATTCCATCTCGGCGATGTACTTCTTGGTCTGGTCCGGCATCAGCTCGTTGACCTTTGCAGTCGAGGCATCGTTCGCCTGCCGAA
This region includes:
- a CDS encoding xanthine dehydrogenase family protein molybdopterin-binding subunit yields the protein MSEQGIGARVLRKEDKRFITGKGRYTDDIRNERQTYAAFVRSPHAHARVKSISSAEAEKMDGVVAVLNGKQLTDDGIGNLICGWAVNSKDDTPMNMGAWSALATEKVRYVGDAVAIVVAETQAQARAAAEAVEVDYEELPAVVHAVDALKDGAPQVHDNAQGNLIFDWGLGGEQAVDNALEGAAHVTEIKIVNNRLSPNPMEPRSAIATYDEAEDHYTLYTTSQNPHVARLVLSAFYQVAPEHKLRVIAPDVGGGFGSKIYIYPEEIACLWASMKTRRSVKWTSSRSEAFLTDAHGRDHVSTAKIGFDAQNRIVGLKVDTVANLGAYMSLFSSAVPTYLYATLLSGQYDIANIYCNVRAVYTNTAPVDAYRGAGRPEACFLIERIMETAARELGVDPAELRRINFIRQFPHETPVIMTYDAGDFAGNLDQALEAADYKGFPARRSEAAKRGKLRGIGLASYIEACGIAPSAAVGSLGAGVGLWESAEVRVNPVGTIEVLTGSHSHGQGHETTFAQVVAERFGLPIDNIQIVHGDTDKVQFGMGTYGSRSGPVGMSAIVKALDKVEAKVRKIAAHVLEVSEDDLVIENGEVKVAGTDRAMAWHEVGLAAYTAHNLPAGMEPGLKEGAFYDPANFTFPAGTYVCEVEVDPETGETKIVQFVASDDFGTIINPMIVEGQVHGGIAQGVGQAMLENVVYDEDGQLLSASYMDYTMPRADNVPSFVIHHHSTKSPSNPLGMKGCGEAGAIGTPPAVINAITDAIGNNDLQMPATPPRVWAAFQAASTKIAAE
- a CDS encoding ABC transporter substrate-binding protein → MKRLATVAVAAAALAGTALSAMAEDFKIGLSNGWVGSEWRTQMIEEAEQAAAAWKDKGVNVEVVAQSANVDVPGQIAHVRNFISQGVDAIIINPNSPTAFDPVFAQAKEAGILVIATDAEVSSPDAIYVGLDQKGWAMESAKWLAETLEGKGKVVAINGVAGHPANEMRVAGYREVFGEHDGIEIVNEVNANWDQAQGQQAMQNLLATYPDIDGVWVQDGMAAGAWRSIMDADKAGDIAATGEIRKDFIDIWTENDLNSGASVNPPGVMASALNVAVLMLQGRELKEPATAGQYNNAMYLPIPFISSENLEEVAASVEGKPGYYSYTSSLSIEDAEALFK
- a CDS encoding M20 metallopeptidase family protein yields the protein MREEQDLRARIEEITAEITPRLIEIRRHLHANPELGFEEYETSALVMRELTRLGVDHRSGIGKTGVAATIGQGNGKTIGIRGDMDALPIQETASPEYKSRNPGKMHACGHDAHTAIALGVSEVLSRLADALPGRALMVFQPAEEGLGGARAMLEDGLFEWVEPDIMLGYHNWPLIDGGTIGYHPKTAFASTDPFDITITGQSGHGAHPHLAVDPIVAAGNLVSSLQTIVAREIAPLEAAVVTIGSIKGGSARNQIPDSVTLEGTTRSQNPAVREAVKAAIERVCAGIALTHRVTCKPMFLTGVPPVVNDPDILHPVLETTRSMIGDDKVIELPQGSMGSEDYAEFSTRVPSAHLRIGSRLKDRKTMLHRSDFDLDEACIPTAVKAIAAAAIDLMKR
- a CDS encoding ABC transporter permease; amino-acid sequence: MTSVSTSTRQENQGFRTLLGRFPFLPALFILVVLLVLNGIFEPNSLSFRSLTGLVRTYMALMLLAVAQTYVVYAAEIDLSVGAIASLVNVTIIVLMQNWGGGGLSVLAALGVGVLVGLACGLVNGFVVAALRLQAIVATFATSIFFTGLALVILPVAGMPAPTVFWRTYGGTFFGIPFVFYAAVALAFLLYLFARTRLATQLLAVGDGQQAAFQSGLPVTTIRIGGYVLCGVFAALAAFCITGDTASGDPLVGAKMTLFSVAAVVLGGSALSGGFGTVAGSVIAALIIGLINSLVFFAGTPSHWQNFVQGLAILAALMVGVLVSRRGRA
- a CDS encoding FAD binding domain-containing protein; this translates as MYDVTYHRAASVDDAAAKFSAASDGQLLAGGQTLLPTMKHRLAAPSDLIDLRGIADLVGVKISGRKVTIGAMTTHAAVAENAELAKVCPAIVKLAGGIGDPAVRHQGTIGGSIANNDPAADYPAGLLAIAATIHTNRREIAAGDFFTGLFSTALDEGEIITAVSFEAPEACGYAKFPNPASRYAMTGVFVAKTGSGVRVAVTGAGSDGVFRHEGLEQALSKDWSAAAVDGVDISADGLMSDIHCDAAYRANLIRAMAKRAIA
- a CDS encoding (2Fe-2S)-binding protein produces the protein MGEISMTVNGRAANASVPDNTLLVDFLREHLRLTGTHVGCDTSQCGACVVHVNGRAVKSCTMLAASAEGADVTTIEGLANGELHPMQAAFKENHGLQCGFCTPGMIMSATDMVARYRAAGKELTEEAIRHELEGNICRCTGYHNIVRAIQDGAAKMASS
- a CDS encoding sugar ABC transporter ATP-binding protein — protein: MTKLKLSGVSKAYGATLALRRGDLELDTGEVHVLIGANGSGKSTLCKIVAGSVRPDAGEVLLDGRAVTVSGPRAAQALGIGIFYQELSLADHRSVAENICLPDLPRKNGFFVDREALAEKASRYIALFESVAGAELNTAAIVGDLRADQRQLVEIMKALATEASILIFDEPTSALDRAQVDRFFEILRDLKEEGRSIVFISHRMDEIFAIGDRVTVIRDGETVGTEAIADTSPEAVIHMMVGKQETLAAPQAAPPSQEASHEIALTVESLTGVGFRDVNFAVRRGEILGLGGLHGQGQSALLKALFGAPPALAGQIELSGQPLRTENPRAAIAQGIAYVSGDRGRDGVISGRPILENVTPIHALRDGLVLARPTRLSEKALPALKALNTKFAGLSHSIGSLSGGNQQKIVIARWLIDKPDILLLDDPTKGIDLSAKADLFTLIRKLAKEGLAILLYSSEDAELLNNADRILVFNGGAVSRELSGAERTRYNLYHAAYEAA